In Deinococcus psychrotolerans, a genomic segment contains:
- a CDS encoding MarR family winged helix-turn-helix transcriptional regulator has product MTTNLDPPRCAADADSDDPTERLLRCMQRLHRLVADRLMGHLQGELQEEDVSLTQMTALYKVRAFMPLSVTALAEHLRVSLPATSQLIQELVRRGLMERSENPDNRREKLLALSSKGQQFLSMKERSLMGTYSEVFGQVDSVVLIRAEQAITALIQEAQTLQALSRPALQENR; this is encoded by the coding sequence ATGACCACCAATCTCGACCCGCCACGCTGCGCCGCCGACGCCGACTCGGACGACCCGACCGAACGGCTGCTGCGCTGTATGCAGAGGCTTCACCGCCTCGTCGCCGACCGCTTGATGGGACATTTGCAAGGCGAGCTGCAAGAAGAAGATGTCAGCCTCACCCAGATGACGGCCCTTTACAAAGTTCGGGCGTTCATGCCGCTGAGCGTTACCGCACTGGCCGAACACCTCCGTGTGAGCTTGCCCGCCACCAGCCAACTGATTCAGGAATTGGTGCGGCGCGGCTTGATGGAACGCAGTGAGAATCCCGACAACCGGCGTGAAAAGTTGCTGGCGCTGAGCAGCAAAGGCCAGCAATTTCTGAGCATGAAAGAACGCAGCTTAATGGGCACTTACAGCGAAGTTTTCGGACAAGTCGATTCGGTTGTTTTGATTCGCGCCGAGCAGGCCATCACCGCCCTCATTCAAGAAGCCCAAACCCTCCAAGCCCTCTCGCGCCCCGCCCTTCAGGAGAACCGATGA
- a CDS encoding site-2 protease family protein — MGLLSFLTTNPTAFVIIALALTLSLTAHEFAHAYTADRLGDPTPRRMGRVTLNPLAHLDPFGVILLLVAGFGFARPVPVNFNNLGRWGMVAVAAAGPISNILIALLCVVLLKVLPETNLGDTILGIVASINVVLAVFNLIPIPLLDGSRILAGIFPNTLGRSLMEFERLPYAFLIVMGFILLARGPLSNIIGTVQGWLFGLAGV, encoded by the coding sequence ATGGGCCTTCTTTCGTTTCTGACCACCAATCCTACTGCTTTTGTCATTATCGCTTTGGCGCTGACGTTATCGCTCACGGCTCACGAATTTGCCCACGCTTACACGGCTGATCGCTTGGGTGACCCGACACCCCGGCGGATGGGCCGCGTCACGCTCAATCCGCTGGCGCACCTCGATCCGTTCGGCGTCATTTTGCTGCTGGTGGCGGGCTTCGGCTTTGCCCGTCCGGTGCCGGTGAATTTCAACAACCTGGGACGCTGGGGCATGGTGGCGGTAGCGGCGGCGGGGCCGATCAGCAACATCCTGATCGCTCTGTTGTGCGTTGTGCTGCTCAAGGTCTTGCCTGAAACCAATCTGGGCGACACCATTTTGGGCATCGTGGCCAGCATCAACGTCGTGCTGGCGGTCTTTAACTTGATTCCCATTCCGCTGCTCGACGGCTCGCGCATTTTGGCGGGCATTTTTCCCAATACGTTGGGCCGCAGCTTGATGGAGTTCGAGAGGCTGCCCTACGCTTTCCTGATCGTGATGGGCTTTATTTTGCTGGCGCGTGGGCCGCTGAGCAACATCATCGGCACGGTGCAGGGCTGGCTGTTTGGGTTGGCAGGGGTCTAG
- the trhA gene encoding PAQR family membrane homeostasis protein TrhA — MKTAFAALYSSLREPWNSLTHWAGAALALVALAGMLGYAAAHQLSLWPFVVYGLSMVFLYTASASYHSFRVGERALLRLRKLDHSAIFLLIAGSYTPVAYFGLSGIWQSLVLWIIWGIALAGILLKLLTMRLPRWISTLLYIVMGWTALVFLPQLARNLSGAALFWLAAGGVLYSVGAVIYGTKRWNPRPGVFGFHEIWHLFVLGGTGAHVAMMFTLR; from the coding sequence ATGAAAACAGCTTTCGCCGCCCTCTACTCCTCGCTGCGCGAACCGTGGAACAGCTTGACGCACTGGGCAGGCGCGGCCTTGGCCCTCGTGGCGCTGGCGGGCATGCTGGGATACGCCGCCGCCCACCAGCTCAGCCTCTGGCCGTTTGTGGTGTACGGCCTGAGCATGGTGTTTTTGTACACGGCCTCGGCGTCTTATCACTCATTCCGGGTCGGTGAACGCGCCCTGCTGCGCCTCAGAAAACTCGATCACAGCGCCATTTTTTTGCTGATCGCCGGAAGTTATACCCCGGTGGCTTACTTTGGCCTGAGCGGCATCTGGCAGAGCTTGGTGCTGTGGATCATCTGGGGCATAGCGCTGGCAGGCATTTTGCTCAAACTGCTGACCATGCGCCTGCCGAGGTGGATCAGCACCCTGCTGTACATTGTCATGGGCTGGACGGCCTTGGTTTTTTTGCCGCAGCTCGCCCGCAACCTCAGCGGCGCGGCTCTATTTTGGTTGGCGGCGGGCGGAGTGCTCTACAGCGTCGGCGCGGTCATCTACGGCACCAAGCGCTGGAACCCGCGCCCCGGTGTCTTCGGCTTTCATGAAATCTGGCACCTGTTCGTGCTGGGCGGCACCGGAGCGCATGTGGCGATGATGTTTACACTGCGCTGA
- a CDS encoding LysM peptidoglycan-binding domain-containing protein — protein sequence MKLTLLSTTLLAVCLAGDFASALSSSAASYTVQPGDTLYQLSRRAGVDAATLLKLNGLSSSTLKVGQQLRLPAGGAAQKKAQPLQGAIKPSAIPARPALPPGLPKVQVSGPVGGPLIWKNEPAATVASFVGWSPVINVASFGDALPLRTYLRGLAFDFQTYNNCGPSALSAVLGFYKVRLSQAVVQQTTRQGGEYMQVSAIAPELAKFGLRTRTIRGGSLRQVKKLLALGIPVIVLQWYDRPGHINHFRVVRGYDDQAGVMWVSDSMVGPVSYLSYRDFDALWNTQGRQMFPVYPAGYEAQVKTFL from the coding sequence ATGAAACTCACTCTTCTGTCAACCACCCTTCTGGCCGTGTGCTTGGCGGGAGATTTTGCTTCGGCGCTCAGTTCTTCAGCGGCCAGTTATACCGTTCAGCCGGGCGACACCCTCTATCAACTTTCCCGCCGTGCAGGCGTCGATGCAGCGACTCTGCTCAAGCTCAACGGCCTGAGCAGCTCCACGCTCAAAGTCGGTCAGCAGTTGCGGCTCCCTGCTGGCGGCGCGGCGCAGAAAAAAGCGCAGCCGCTCCAAGGAGCCATCAAACCCAGCGCTATTCCGGCCCGGCCTGCCCTGCCGCCGGGTTTGCCCAAAGTGCAGGTCTCTGGCCCTGTCGGCGGCCCCCTCATCTGGAAAAATGAACCGGCGGCCACCGTTGCCAGTTTCGTCGGCTGGTCGCCGGTCATCAATGTTGCTTCGTTTGGGGACGCCTTGCCGCTCAGAACTTACCTGAGAGGGCTGGCCTTTGACTTCCAGACCTACAACAACTGCGGCCCCAGCGCTCTCTCAGCGGTGCTGGGCTTTTATAAAGTGCGGCTCAGTCAAGCCGTCGTTCAGCAGACCACTCGGCAGGGCGGCGAATACATGCAGGTCAGCGCGATTGCCCCGGAACTCGCCAAATTCGGCCTGAGAACCCGCACCATTCGCGGCGGCAGCCTCCGGCAAGTCAAGAAACTGCTGGCGCTGGGCATTCCGGTGATCGTGTTGCAGTGGTATGACCGCCCCGGTCACATCAATCACTTCCGGGTGGTGCGCGGCTACGACGATCAAGCCGGAGTGATGTGGGTCAGTGACAGCATGGTGGGGCCGGTATCGTATCTCAGCTACCGCGACTTCGACGCCCTCTGGAACACCCAGGGCCGCCAGATGTTCCCGGTGTATCCGGCGGGCTACGAAGCGCAGGTCAAGACCTTTTTGTGA
- the guaB gene encoding IMP dehydrogenase encodes MEDRFNYKFGREGITFDDVLLLPRHSLVLPRDVSVQTQLTRRIRLNIPFLSAAMDTVTETAMAIAMAREGGIGVIHKNMPIDAQAEMVRKVKRSESGMIVDPITLPPTASVREADRMMGEYKISGVPITDAEGKLLGIITNRDMRFIDNLDQEIGNVMTRENLVTVAVGTDLEEARELFKRNRIEKLLVTEGEYLRGLITIKDIEKTVKYPVAAKDDLGRLRVAAAIGVSADLMDRAAALVQAGADVLVLDSAHGHSQGILSALEQIKTRFDVDVIAGNIATKEGTKALINAGADAVKAGIGPGSICTTRIVTGVGVPQITAIFEAAEAAREAGIPVIADGGIKQTGDAAKAIAAGASAVMMGSMLAGTDEAPGEVVLRDGRRYKSYRGMGSLGAMDQGSSDRYFQEKGSKKFVPEGIEGIVAYRGTAGEVVYQFVGGLRSSMGYCGAPDLESLRRDAQFVRISSASLIESHPHGVTITQEAPNYSQ; translated from the coding sequence ATGGAAGACCGCTTCAATTACAAGTTTGGCCGCGAGGGCATCACCTTCGACGACGTTCTGCTGCTGCCCCGGCATTCGCTGGTGCTGCCCCGCGACGTGAGTGTGCAGACCCAGCTCACCCGCCGCATTCGCCTCAACATTCCCTTTTTGTCGGCGGCGATGGATACCGTCACCGAAACGGCAATGGCCATAGCGATGGCGCGCGAGGGCGGGATCGGCGTGATTCACAAAAATATGCCGATTGACGCGCAGGCCGAGATGGTTCGTAAAGTCAAGCGCAGCGAAAGCGGCATGATCGTCGACCCGATCACTTTACCGCCCACTGCGAGTGTCCGCGAGGCCGACCGGATGATGGGCGAATACAAGATCAGCGGCGTGCCGATCACCGACGCCGAAGGCAAGCTGCTGGGCATCATCACCAACCGCGACATGCGCTTTATCGACAATCTCGATCAGGAAATCGGCAACGTCATGACCCGCGAGAATCTGGTGACGGTGGCGGTGGGCACCGACCTCGAGGAAGCCCGCGAGCTGTTCAAGCGCAACCGCATCGAGAAGTTGCTGGTCACTGAGGGCGAGTATCTGCGCGGCCTGATTACCATCAAGGACATTGAGAAGACCGTCAAGTATCCTGTGGCAGCCAAAGATGATTTGGGCCGCCTGCGGGTCGCCGCCGCCATCGGGGTCAGCGCCGACCTGATGGACCGGGCCGCTGCGCTGGTGCAGGCCGGAGCCGACGTGCTGGTGCTCGACAGCGCCCACGGCCACTCACAAGGCATTCTCAGCGCCTTAGAGCAAATCAAAACCCGCTTTGACGTGGACGTAATCGCGGGCAATATTGCCACCAAAGAAGGCACCAAAGCCTTGATCAACGCCGGAGCGGACGCGGTGAAGGCTGGAATCGGGCCAGGGTCAATCTGCACCACCCGCATCGTCACGGGCGTGGGCGTACCGCAGATCACCGCCATTTTTGAAGCTGCCGAGGCGGCCCGCGAAGCAGGCATTCCGGTGATAGCCGACGGCGGCATCAAGCAGACCGGCGACGCGGCCAAAGCCATTGCCGCCGGGGCCAGCGCGGTGATGATGGGCAGTATGCTCGCCGGAACCGACGAAGCACCCGGCGAGGTGGTTCTGCGCGACGGCAGGCGCTACAAGAGCTACCGGGGCATGGGATCGCTGGGCGCGATGGATCAGGGCAGTTCGGATCGGTACTTTCAAGAAAAAGGCAGCAAGAAGTTCGTCCCCGAAGGCATCGAGGGGATCGTGGCCTACCGGGGCACGGCGGGCGAGGTGGTTTACCAGTTTGTCGGGGGCCTGAGAAGCAGCATGGGCTACTGCGGCGCGCCCGATCTGGAGAGTCTACGCCGGGACGCCCAGTTCGTGCGGATCAGCTCGGCTAGCTTGATCGAGAGCCACCCGCACGGCGTCACCATCACGCAAGAAGCGCCTAATTACAGCCAGTAA
- a CDS encoding TetR/AcrR family transcriptional regulator — MFKDQAQLLPLSEETKAERTRRKVFETAMTLFRERGFDETTMRDISREAGMALGTAYYHFPSKEAIISAYYESTQSRHHAHVTEHLPGLSTLQERLKMVFYSKLTDVQGDRRMLGAIFRYNGDPKHPLSVLGDETRELQRQSVATIALALRGERLPREVAGLLPLALWALQMGLLLYLLYDSSEGQRRTFRLVDQSLALTTQLLGVVRNPLLQPLITPILRQVNQMLDEAQISLKDRPSTSQPLSES; from the coding sequence ATGTTCAAAGATCAAGCCCAGCTCCTTCCTCTATCCGAAGAAACCAAGGCCGAGCGCACACGGCGCAAGGTTTTTGAGACCGCGATGACCCTGTTTCGGGAGCGCGGCTTTGATGAAACCACCATGCGCGACATCAGCCGGGAAGCGGGCATGGCCCTGGGAACGGCCTACTACCACTTTCCCAGCAAGGAAGCGATCATCTCGGCGTACTACGAGTCCACTCAGAGCCGTCACCACGCCCACGTCACCGAGCATCTGCCGGGGCTCAGCACTTTGCAAGAGCGGCTGAAAATGGTCTTTTACAGCAAGCTCACAGACGTGCAGGGCGACCGCCGGATGCTGGGAGCCATCTTCCGCTACAACGGCGACCCCAAGCACCCGCTGAGCGTGCTGGGCGACGAGACGCGCGAGTTGCAGCGGCAATCGGTCGCCACCATCGCGCTGGCGCTGCGGGGCGAACGCCTGCCGCGTGAGGTCGCCGGACTGCTGCCGCTGGCGCTGTGGGCCTTGCAGATGGGCCTGCTCCTGTACCTTCTCTACGACAGCAGCGAGGGACAGCGCCGCACCTTCCGCTTGGTTGACCAGAGCCTGGCCCTGACCACGCAGCTGCTGGGCGTCGTTCGTAATCCACTTCTTCAGCCGCTGATCACGCCCATCCTCCGCCAGGTCAATCAGATGCTGGACGAAGCGCAGATCAGTTTGAAAGACCGTCCCTCCACTTCCCAACCGCTTTCCGAATCCTAG